In Paraburkholderia flava, one genomic interval encodes:
- a CDS encoding YkgJ family cysteine cluster protein — protein sequence MNHTPAFRTDDHACRPDCGACCIAPSISSPIPGMPHGKPAGVRCVQLGDDLRCAIFGAPERPACCSGLQPQLEMCGTTRGEALAWLTQLEQQTRPAPSRAST from the coding sequence GTGAATCACACCCCGGCATTTCGCACCGACGATCACGCGTGCCGCCCCGATTGCGGCGCGTGCTGCATCGCGCCTTCGATCTCGAGCCCGATTCCCGGCATGCCGCATGGCAAGCCCGCTGGCGTGCGCTGCGTGCAACTCGGCGACGATCTGCGTTGCGCAATCTTCGGTGCGCCCGAGCGTCCCGCATGCTGTTCGGGCCTGCAACCGCAACTGGAAATGTGCGGCACGACGCGCGGCGAAGCGCTCGCGTGGCTCACGCAGCTCGAACAGCAGACCCGGCCCGCGCCGTCGCGTGCATCCACTTGA
- a CDS encoding DUF1439 domain-containing protein — translation MTRFAPPSRRRFLLAAGAAVGITVSLAACAASTFPFIPQHYTFSQQQVQDAVQRKFPYQRTVSQVFDVALTNPVVGFLPDTNRVSVRLDARFTSPFMPQPVSGVFTLSSELAYDSASRSVVLKSPSVDHVDVSGDAQAYAQQISAGAGLLATQLLSNYPIYTFKPEQLQFAGVNYEPGTITILTNGIRVQIVEK, via the coding sequence ATGACCCGATTCGCACCGCCGTCCCGGCGCCGTTTCCTGCTCGCTGCCGGCGCGGCCGTGGGCATTACCGTGTCGCTTGCGGCCTGCGCAGCGTCGACGTTTCCGTTCATTCCGCAGCACTACACGTTCTCGCAGCAGCAGGTGCAGGACGCGGTGCAGCGGAAGTTTCCGTATCAGCGCACCGTATCGCAGGTCTTCGACGTCGCGTTGACGAATCCGGTCGTCGGTTTTCTGCCGGATACGAATCGCGTGTCCGTGCGGCTCGATGCGCGCTTCACGAGCCCCTTCATGCCGCAGCCGGTGAGCGGCGTGTTCACGCTGTCGAGCGAACTTGCGTACGACAGCGCGAGCCGCTCAGTGGTGCTGAAGTCGCCGAGTGTCGATCACGTCGATGTGAGCGGCGATGCGCAGGCGTACGCGCAGCAGATCAGCGCAGGCGCCGGGCTGCTCGCCACCCAGTTGCTGAGTAACTATCCGATCTACACGTTCAAGCCCGAACAGCTGCAATTTGCCGGTGTGAACTACGAACCCGGTACAATCACCATCCTTACAAACGGCATACGCGTTCAGATCGTCGAAAAATGA
- a CDS encoding undecaprenyl-diphosphate phosphatase, translated as MDWIVICKALILGVVEGLTEFLPVSSTGHLIVAGSLLDFTDEHAKTFDVVIQLGAILAVCWEFRRRIGSVIVGLPTRPEARRFALNVIVATIPAVVLGLLFEKAIKAALFSPVPVAFALVIGGVLILWVEARGRERGATAARVQSIDDLRPSDALKVGLAQCFALIPGMSRSGSTIIGGMLFGLDRRVATEFSFFLAIPIIFGATLYEMAKSWHLLSADMLGTFAIGFVAAFVSAFACVRWLLRYIAAHDFTAFAWYRIAFGLLILLVGYSGGLSWTL; from the coding sequence ATGGATTGGATCGTGATCTGCAAGGCGCTGATTCTGGGCGTCGTCGAAGGACTGACTGAATTTCTGCCGGTGTCGAGTACCGGCCATCTGATCGTCGCGGGCAGCCTGCTCGATTTCACCGACGAACACGCGAAGACCTTCGACGTCGTCATCCAGCTCGGCGCAATTCTCGCGGTGTGCTGGGAGTTTCGGCGGCGTATCGGCAGCGTGATCGTCGGATTGCCGACCCGGCCCGAGGCGCGACGTTTCGCGCTGAACGTGATCGTCGCGACGATTCCCGCAGTCGTGCTCGGCCTGCTGTTTGAAAAAGCGATCAAGGCCGCGCTGTTCTCGCCTGTGCCGGTCGCGTTTGCGCTGGTCATCGGCGGCGTGTTGATCCTGTGGGTCGAGGCACGCGGACGTGAGCGCGGCGCCACTGCGGCGCGCGTGCAGTCGATCGACGACCTGCGTCCTTCCGATGCACTCAAGGTCGGCCTCGCGCAGTGTTTCGCGTTGATCCCGGGGATGTCGCGTTCGGGCTCGACGATCATCGGTGGGATGCTGTTCGGCCTCGACCGGCGCGTCGCCACCGAGTTCTCGTTCTTCCTCGCGATCCCGATAATCTTCGGCGCGACGCTGTACGAGATGGCGAAGAGCTGGCACCTGCTGTCCGCCGACATGCTCGGCACGTTCGCGATCGGTTTCGTCGCGGCATTCGTCAGCGCGTTCGCCTGCGTGCGCTGGCTGTTGCGCTATATCGCCGCACACGATTTCACGGCGTTCGCGTGGTACCGGATTGCCTTCGGTCTGTTGATCCTGCTGGTGGGATATAGCGGTGGGTTGAGCTGGACGCTGTGA
- the trmB gene encoding tRNA (guanosine(46)-N7)-methyltransferase TrmB, producing the protein MIHDPNEAGHPDADPTTDDNDDSQPLHLRRIRSFVTRAGRVSTGQRRALDELGPRFVMPYSATQPDWDTVFGRHAPRILEIGFGMGATTAEIATHRADDDFLGVEVHEPGIGALLKLIGEQNLSNIRIVQHDAVEVLEQMIAPDSLDGVHIFFPDPWHKARHHKRRLIQPKFVALLVSRLKPGAYIHCATDWQNYAEQMLEVLAADPALVNTAQDYAPRPDYRPVTKFERRGLRLGHGVWDLVFRRRDAV; encoded by the coding sequence ATGATTCACGATCCGAACGAAGCCGGCCATCCCGACGCCGACCCGACCACCGACGACAACGACGATTCGCAACCCCTGCACCTGCGTCGCATCCGCAGTTTCGTCACGCGTGCGGGGCGTGTGTCGACGGGCCAGCGTCGCGCGCTCGACGAACTCGGGCCGCGCTTCGTCATGCCGTATTCGGCGACGCAGCCCGACTGGGACACCGTCTTCGGACGACACGCGCCGCGCATCCTCGAGATCGGTTTCGGTATGGGCGCGACGACCGCCGAGATCGCCACGCATCGCGCGGACGACGATTTCCTCGGCGTCGAAGTTCACGAGCCTGGCATCGGTGCGTTGCTGAAGCTAATCGGCGAGCAGAATCTGTCGAACATCCGCATCGTTCAGCACGACGCAGTCGAAGTGCTCGAACAGATGATCGCGCCCGACAGCCTCGACGGCGTGCACATCTTTTTTCCGGACCCCTGGCACAAGGCGCGGCATCACAAGCGTCGTCTGATCCAGCCGAAGTTCGTCGCGCTGCTGGTATCTCGACTGAAGCCTGGCGCGTACATCCACTGCGCAACCGACTGGCAGAACTACGCCGAGCAGATGCTCGAAGTGCTCGCAGCCGACCCCGCGCTCGTCAACACCGCGCAGGATTACGCACCGCGTCCCGACTATCGTCCGGTGACGAAGTTCGAACGCCGCGGTTTGCGGCTCGGACACGGCGTGTGGGATCTCGTCTTCAGACGACGCGACGCAGTCTGA